A genomic region of Kribbella sp. NBC_00382 contains the following coding sequences:
- a CDS encoding alpha/beta fold hydrolase, with product MPTFAAPDGTKLAYHVVGGGAPVVCLPGGPMQASEYLGELGGLGEYRELVKLDLRGTGASEVPVDSASYRCDRQVEDVEALREQLGLEQLDLLGHSAGANLAVLYATRYPSRVSKLVLIAPSVYAVGLRISSETRLSQARLRDGEPWFAAAYGALEAIAAGDHAPENWAALTPFSYGRWDAAAQAHQAAEDAQRNDQAAGVYGSEGAYTPHSTRAALATFPAPVLLTAGSLDLGAPPATVADFAALFAAATFIEHPAAAHFPWLDDPAAFTDVLKGFLQ from the coding sequence ATGCCTACTTTTGCTGCGCCTGACGGGACCAAGTTGGCCTACCACGTGGTCGGGGGTGGGGCGCCGGTTGTGTGCTTGCCTGGTGGGCCTATGCAGGCGTCGGAGTACCTCGGTGAGCTGGGTGGGCTTGGGGAGTACCGGGAGTTGGTGAAGCTGGATCTTCGGGGGACGGGGGCTTCCGAAGTACCGGTGGATTCGGCGTCGTACCGGTGTGATCGGCAGGTGGAGGACGTCGAGGCGTTGCGTGAGCAGCTTGGGCTGGAGCAGCTCGATCTGCTGGGGCACTCGGCGGGGGCCAACTTGGCCGTTCTGTACGCGACTCGCTATCCGTCGCGGGTCAGCAAGCTCGTTCTGATCGCGCCCAGTGTGTACGCGGTTGGACTCAGGATCAGCAGTGAGACGCGGCTTTCGCAGGCTCGGCTGCGGGACGGGGAGCCGTGGTTCGCAGCGGCGTACGGGGCGTTGGAGGCGATCGCGGCGGGCGATCACGCGCCGGAGAACTGGGCGGCGCTGACGCCGTTTTCCTACGGGCGTTGGGATGCGGCTGCGCAGGCGCATCAGGCCGCTGAGGATGCCCAGCGCAACGATCAGGCGGCGGGGGTATACGGCTCCGAGGGGGCCTACACGCCGCACTCCACTCGGGCAGCCCTCGCGACCTTCCCCGCGCCCGTGCTGTTGACGGCGGGGTCACTGGATCTCGGTGCGCCGCCTGCGACGGTCGCTGACTTCGCTGCGCTCTTTGCCGCCGCGACCTTCATCGAGCATCCGGCGGCGGCTCACTTCCCCTGGCTGGACGATCCCGCTGCGTTCACCGATGTTTTGAAGGGCTTCCTGCAGTGA
- the aac(3) gene encoding aminoglycoside 3-N-acetyltransferase has product MSFPTAKLLQDANFSPITRSAIAQGLREAGVVEGGTLMVHVRLSAFGWVVGGIDTVVHALRDAVGTDGTLLAFCGWDDSPYHVDLWPERWQTAYGEMPAFDPETSSARRDFGRFAERLRTWPGALRSTHPEVSFAAIGPQAPDLLAATDEEDPWGKAGPLGQLVAANGQVLLLGAPLEKLTLCHHAEAVADVAGKRWRTYRMPTRAGWREYNTIDTFYGVLPYSEENPVGHLATQALRAGAGARSTVGRAEVHLFAARPAVDAVVGYLVERF; this is encoded by the coding sequence ATGTCCTTCCCCACCGCAAAGTTGTTGCAAGATGCAAATTTCTCGCCGATCACGCGGAGCGCGATCGCACAGGGCTTGCGTGAAGCCGGCGTGGTCGAAGGCGGGACGTTGATGGTGCACGTCCGGTTGTCGGCCTTCGGCTGGGTGGTCGGCGGAATCGACACCGTCGTCCACGCACTACGCGATGCGGTCGGTACCGATGGAACGCTGTTGGCCTTCTGTGGTTGGGATGACAGCCCTTATCACGTTGATCTTTGGCCGGAGCGCTGGCAGACGGCGTACGGCGAGATGCCGGCGTTCGACCCGGAGACGTCATCAGCGCGCCGAGACTTCGGGCGCTTCGCGGAGAGACTCAGGACGTGGCCGGGGGCGCTTCGTAGTACGCACCCTGAGGTCAGCTTCGCCGCCATCGGACCCCAGGCGCCCGACCTGCTCGCCGCAACGGATGAAGAGGATCCGTGGGGCAAGGCTGGGCCGCTCGGGCAGCTCGTGGCTGCCAACGGCCAGGTGCTGTTGCTCGGAGCGCCGCTGGAGAAGCTCACGCTTTGCCATCACGCTGAAGCCGTCGCTGACGTGGCCGGCAAACGTTGGCGCACTTATCGGATGCCGACACGAGCGGGTTGGCGTGAGTACAACACGATCGATACGTTCTACGGTGTTCTGCCGTACTCCGAGGAGAATCCGGTTGGGCATTTGGCTACGCAGGCGTTGCGGGCAGGTGCGGGGGCTCGTTCGACGGTTGGGCGTGCTGAGGTGCATCTGTTTGCCGCTCGGCCGGCCGTCGACGCTGTGGTTGGGTACCTCGTGGAGCGGTTCTGA
- a CDS encoding fasciclin domain-containing protein has product MSRNLVRVGLAASALSLIFVATACGSGDDKASSTPSTSSSASASTSDTPSAMPSVDNAAGLVGPGCADYAKANPTGAGSVDGMAAAPVATAASGNPLLKTLVASVSGKLNPKVDLVSTLNGGEFTVFAPVDSAFAKIPAATINTLKTNSALLTKILTYHVVAGQLDPAAVVGKQTTVEKGALTVTGSGNNLMVNNAKVICGGVKTANATVYLIDTVLMPPAS; this is encoded by the coding sequence ATGTCCAGGAATCTCGTTCGCGTCGGGCTCGCCGCCTCCGCGCTGTCTCTGATCTTCGTCGCCACCGCTTGTGGCAGCGGCGACGACAAGGCGAGCAGCACCCCGTCGACCAGCAGCTCGGCGTCGGCCTCGACGTCAGATACCCCGTCAGCGATGCCGTCCGTCGACAACGCCGCCGGTCTCGTCGGCCCGGGCTGTGCCGACTACGCCAAGGCGAACCCGACCGGCGCCGGTTCCGTCGACGGTATGGCCGCCGCCCCGGTCGCGACCGCTGCTTCGGGCAACCCGCTGCTCAAGACGCTCGTCGCGTCGGTGTCGGGCAAGCTCAACCCGAAGGTCGACCTGGTCTCCACCCTCAACGGCGGCGAGTTCACCGTCTTCGCACCCGTCGACTCCGCCTTCGCGAAGATCCCGGCTGCCACGATCAACACGCTGAAGACCAACTCCGCGCTGCTGACCAAGATCCTGACCTACCACGTGGTCGCCGGTCAGCTCGACCCCGCCGCGGTCGTCGGCAAGCAGACCACCGTCGAGAAGGGCGCCCTGACCGTCACCGGCTCGGGCAACAACCTGATGGTCAACAATGCCAAGGTCATCTGCGGCGGCGTCAAGACCGCCAACGCGACTGTGTACCTGATCGACACCGTCCTGATGCCCCCGGCCAGCTGA